The nucleotide window ACGATCTTGCCATCTAGCAGGACCGCGGCGGTGCTCAGCCCTCAGTTACAGGACGACCCGCAATCTTTGGGAAGCTGGTGAAATGCAAGTGAAACCGACGGTCCTTGCGTTCAAAGGGGCCACCAGTCGGAAAGTTTTGTGTTGTCTTTCTTGTTTTGTGAGGAGTTAGTGCCTCATTCAGGGCTACCTGTGACTTTTCAGGAGGTAGCTGGTAGTTGAGGATGCTGTCGGTGATTTGGATCCAACTTCCCTGTTGTAAAACTGTTTCCCAGATGAGTTAGCACTTCCAGGTGGGTGGTCATAGTAGTCACGACAACAGCATCCGTCCTCCTTTCCTAGTAACAGTTGTGCGAGAATGTGCTACCTGAGAGCCCTTCGGGGCTATGAAGAGCGATGTTACTCAATCTCCAGCACAACTCGAGGAGGATCTGCTTCTCTCCCTTTGCAGAGGAAGCTTAGAGAGGACAAGCCCCTTGTCCAGCGTCCCCAGTCCAGAAGCAGCCACGTCAGAGTCCATCTGCCTGCTCCCTGCCGGTCTTGCGCTCATGGCTGTAGTTACCGTGAGCACCTCCTGATTCAAAAGCACATGTGCTGGCGACTTCTGCAGGCGTGCTTATCATTCTGCTTTCATGTCTGGAGGTAGCCTGGCTCTGACTAGCGTCGACGTTCACATGCCGCGAAACTGTTTTCTGTCACGCAAGATCAAAGTCTTCCTCGCTCACTGCAGAGTTCCAAGTTAATACTCACCAGTAAATTAGCATGTTATGGGAGTGTGTGCCTAGTCTTCTGTACTTGATGTTTGTTTACCTCGTGGCTTGTCCTCACTGGAGAGGTTAGCACAGTAGTTGTCGACCTTTCTTGGTTGACAGAGCCCACAGAGCCTTTGAGAATTTGTTGAAAGACCATctcagaaaattcacaaatgatTTTGCCTGTGATTTCCAAGGGTTCATCTACTATTCATGGATCTCAAATGAAGAACCCTTGGGTAGGTGAATTGTAGTGTTTATGTAAAGCTTATAAAGTTTACCTATGTTTATTCTTGAACCTATGGCAAATTGTCTGTGTGCATTTGTATCAATGTCCTTGTATCAGCACTCTTGATGGCAATGGCTGACAACCAGTTATTAGTGGGAACGTGGAAGTCCCCACGCCGCCTGCTGCCGCCCACTGGGAATGTCTGTTAGGGGTTTGATCCCATGTCCTGTGTGTCTAACCGCAAGACCCTGGGGCAGCTGGTCTGCAGGGCCGGGGAGCTGGAAGGCAGCCCTGTGCAGCTCAAATGCGTAGGGAACGTACGTTCGTCTTTCAGAAGAAATCTTACCCAAAGTATCTTCGTAGGTAACCAAGCTTGGACCGGACGAGGAGGTGTCCCAGGTACCAGAGTGCAGAGAAGACACGGAGCTGGAGGCATGAGCGTGGCTGCAGCTGGACAGGTCAGGGTCGAGAGCGGTGGGTGGGACTCTCTCTGCCAGGACAGGGCCACGGCCTAGCCCTGTGCAGAGCTTCCTGTGCATGACCCCAAGGGGGTCATGTCTGCACAGCTGGGGCCAGAAAGCTCAGTCCAGCAGCTGAGGGGAGCAGTGCCCTACTGGCCCTGGGCCCTGTGTGTGGGAGTCACCTGGGAAAAAGGAAAGCCAGGGCCTCCAGAGCCACATTCACTCTGCCCACGGGGTGCCAGCTCCCGAGCCGTGGCGTGAGCCTGGAAGCTggactgggggcaggggtgaACTCTGGGGTGATAGCAAAGCCCTGAGGGCCGCACACTGAGGGAGAGGATGGCCAGGAAGAGGCTGTTGTGGTGTTGGGGGAGGggccccagccaggccagggcaAGGCAATGATTTGGTTTGTCAAAGGCCTGGCCTTGGCCAAgtttgattgtttaaaaaatgttttatttataggACTTTAATTTTATGAACAGCTTTCCTGTTACCTTTAGGAGAACACATCGTGATGTTGGTGTCTTAGAGCTAAAACTATGAGTGAATTTCGGATTCACCACGATGTCAATGAGCTGCTCAGCTTGCTGCGTGTCCATGGAGGGGATGGGGCCGAGGTCTACATCGACCTGTTGCAGAAGAACAGGACCCCGTATGTCACAACCACCGTCTCTGCTCACAGTGCCAAGGTGAGTGCCTGCCCTGGTGGCCTCAGCAGGGCCAGCGATGACAGCAGATGGATGGCACTTACCAAAAGCTTTTCATGGCAGTGTGTGCTCGGCTGTGATTctcggggaggtggaggtggtggtgtgCGCTTGGCTGTGATTCTTGGGGAGGTTTGTGCTCTGCTGTGATTCTGCTGGCTCCTCCAAGGGCGAGAACTAGGCTTCAAGCCCTGGCTCTGACACGTGCCCACAGGGAGGGAGATTCATGACACACAGGCATTCCTTGGATGCAGAGGGAAGCTACTGGGATTAACCACTTTGAAATCCCTTTTGAGTGTTATTTCTGTAGTTAAATAGTATGCAATTCAAAATCATAtaccttttattataaaagatgaCTTTGaatttgaaatctattttttagAACGCAGtatgggctgggtgcagaggctcacgcctgtcatcccagcactttgggaggtcaaggcaggaggatcgcgtgaggcCAGGAactcaagaccagtctgggcaacatagcaagactcagtttataaaaataaatttttttgagattaggcaggtgtggtggtgcacacctgtaatcccagtcactcgggaggctgagacaggagaataacttgagcccaggagtgtgaggctgcagtgagctgtgccctccagcctgggtgacggagcaagaacctgtctcaaaaacaaatcaaTACACATTAAGCAGCATCAGTTATTTAAATAGCTCACAGTGGCGGAAGGATAATTAGGTTACCTGAGTGTCACAGGGAGCTCAGGGACACATACAGTTATATTTGGTAAATACAAGTAAATAGAGGGTGCATTGGAAACCATGGAGCATGACAACCGCTGAGCCTGTGCATAGTGATAGATTCCAGAGAGAGTGGACTTAAGCGTATAAATGGATGTGCAGACTACTGGGAAGAACCGTGGCTGTCATCTGACCTAAAGCTTAAGTACCATAAAAGAGAAACCATACAAGAAAACATGGGCAGATTTAACAAAACGTTTAAGTGagttttcttggtttattttaaaaatacatggttATTTAGACTACCTGACTTAACTTTATTTTGgctttgtgtttaattttcttgaagatttttttttgaagtgcTGCATTAATTATTGTCATCAAATTACTCATGTTTGTGTTTTTGAGGTTAAAATTGCAGAGTTTTCTCGTACTCCGGAAGACTTTCTAAAGAAATATGATGAACTGAAATCTAAAAATACAAGGAACCTTGACCCGCTTGTGTACCTGTTGTCAAAGCTCACAGAGGACAAGGAGGTAAGTGCCTGTACCAGCCCTCGTCCCTTACCCGCCTTGGGGGTATCAGAAAAGAATGTTCTGTCAGTGTCTGTGGAAGATGCGTGTTCCTAATTAGGCCTGTGTCACGGAGTTGATGCCTCGCACGTGTGTGGAATGTCCACCTGCCTGCTCTGACCGTGTCACTCGTGGGCTCTTCCCGGCCTCACACCAGTAACACTTTGAGGCCCTTCGGTGCACGTTGTCTGGTGGGTCAGGAGGAGAAGTAACTCCTGATGGGAGTGAACACGGGCAGTATCGACATTAGGTGCCTCCAGCTCGGGCAGTGTGACTTTCCAGTGAGTGCTGGGTTTCTGCCTGCCACACGTTACTTTGATACTAAGAAAAATACACGTTGAGGCTGGGTAGCCGGCCGGTGACGTGTTAGGTCTCCACTCTCCTATTAGAGGTGATGGGTGCAGCTGGGTGCTTCTGGGCCACCAGTGCTAGGGACAGAGAAGGGGACGTGGTCGGCGCAGCCAGGGAGCCTCGGGTGCAATGTGGAGGAAAGCTTGCCTCTGGCAGCAGAATGCAGGATGGACTTTCAAAGCAGGCTGTGGGATTCCCTTCGCCTTGTGTTTTGGAGACGTGGCAGGTGCTGCCATGTGGCATGAAGCATTCACAGACCACCCATAGCCAATGAGCCAACAGGGAGCCCCCTTCTTTCACTCCCTTGTGTGGTGATTGGagttagaaaagaaggaaggggggGTTTGCTTTACCTGGCGAGGTACACAAACATGCCAGCCTAGGATGAACGAATGGTTCTGCAATTTCCAGACTCTGCAGTATTTACAGCAGAATGCGAAAGACAGAGCTGAGCTTACAGCCACCGTGGGCAGCACCACCGGCTTCAGCGTCCCCACCGCGGCCTCCAAGATCTCCATGCAGGAGCTCGAGGAGCTGAGGAAGCAGCTGGGCAGCGTGGCCACGGGGTCCGCATTGCAGCAGGTACCGCATCCAGGGCTGTCCACAGGCGCCCACGCTCGCTGTGCACCCGTCTGCCAGATGGGCACGTCtctctgtcatttactaaaaGTGAATCTGATTTACAGAGGCTGAGGCTTAACGGTTGTGACCTAGCTCTTTATGGGTAATTGTTTTTTAGCTAAGAATTTTGAGTGCCGCTGTTCTGGACAAGAACAGCCAAGCAGTGGCAGTAAGGTTCTGCCTTAGCTGGGGAGCCAGGCTCACCTATCTCAAGGTGGTGACGGAATCTGAGCCAACACAAATGActccccattttcctcctttaatttttttttttccttgaggtaGAGTCTCATTTtcttgccggggctagagtgccgtggcgtcagcctagctcacagcaacctcaaactcctgagctcaagcgatcctcctgcctcagcctcccgagtagctgggaccacaggcatgtgccactatgcccagctaattttttgtatttctttagttgtttggctaatttgtttctatgtATAGTatagaaggggtctcgctcttgctcaggctggtctcaaactcctgagctcaagtgatccttccaccttggtctcccagagtgctgggattacaggcttgagccaccgcgcccggccgcctcTTTCAATTTATGACTATTTTTGAGATTATACTTTCTACGTTATTATATTTTCAgggttattttcttccttttacacTTAGTGCTTATTCTCTCATTTTGTTGATGTGAGTCATCCCCAAGGCCCTGCTGTAGCTGCCACACCCCAGCCACTCTGACCTTCCAGCTCCTCTTCAGAGCTGCGTCCCTGTGAGGGCGCCTAGCGTGTGCGTGTCCGGTGCAAAGCTCTGACAAGGACACGGCCGATGCTAGTGGGGCATGTCTGTGTGCCCGACGTGGTGGTGACCCTCTGCCCACGTCGCAGCCCTCACACCGCTTTTCCCATGTGACatgtgaggaaaccgaggctcgtCGCTAAACGCAGTGCTGGTTTGCACCCGCTCCTAGCACTGCCCGCCCTGACGGGGACTCAGTGCTTCCAAAAGCTGTGCCAGCTGTGCCAGTGCACCTGGCCTGTCAGCCTCTGGTGGCCAGGGCCGCCGCAGGGCGAGGGCTCCGTCACGTGCCGGCTGCCTGCGTGCTTCCTCCCAGGTCTGTCCCCCAGGCCCTTCTTCAGGGCGAGGTGCACATCTGGGCTCCACCCAGCAAGTCGCGTTTAGACTTAGTTGCTGCCAGGAAGAAAGAGATTCAGATTCTAGGTGGTGTGTCCTGGTCTGAAAGCCCTGCTCTATGTGGAGAGGCAGCCCCTTCCCTCACGGTTCCCCACCGCTTGTGCCGGGACTCAGGGGTGGGCCCCGCACCGGCCCGAGACCCCTGGGAGGGGGGTTgggtctccctgtctctctccttccccagcccctcacaTGGCGACAGGCGCAGAcaagtgcattttattttagtatttgcaCATTAGTAGAAGCACTCCCTTctgggttttttgcttttttttttttttattattattcaggatatttttaggggtacaaacattgtggtcacatgtgatgctgtttgccctgcccaagccagTGCCACAAGCCTGTCCTTCCCCCACATGGTGCATTCCGCTTCCGTGAGTTGTAGATTCAGCCCCCGACTGGCACCCAGCAAGTGTCGCTACCATGTGAGCACTTTAATGTTGGTCAGCCGGTAGCCATTTGATGGCGGGTACAcatggtgcatgtttttccatccctgggatacctcacttcgaagggtGGGTTCAGTCTCTAcctaggataatataagaggtgctagatcaccgttgtttctgTAGTTGATactcttctgtttttgttttaaaaaatatcctcgTTAGTCTCTGGAACTTACAAGAAAGATGCTTCGagacaagcaaaacaaaaaaaattcaggccAGCACCTGCCTGTCTTCCCGGCGTGGGTGTATGAGAGGCCCGCACTGGTCGGGGATTTCCTGATTGGCTCGGGTTTAAGCACCGACACGACTTTGCCTATAGGTACGTGATGCGTTTATTTCTAGCTCCCCGGGAATTTCACGACTCCGGTGCTCGTGGGGTGCTGCCCTGGCGGGAGCCCGCAACAAAACATGGGCACGGCCAGCCCTCCTCAGGGCCCCCTTTTCCAGGTCTAACAGTGCGTCCCGCCCGCCACCATCCTCCCCTTTCCCAGCCCTGTGCGGCTGCACGTGCCGGCTCACCAGGGTCCTCCGCAggctcttcctccctcctgccagagcagggctgggctgcagctGACACCTCCCGCACCGTGCCCCTGGTGCCCTGGCACAGACCCAGGGTGTCAGTCCCATGGGGAAGTTTGCTCTGAACAGCGATCTGTGATTCCTACACTCCTGCCACAGCGGTGCTCTCAGCGGCCTCTTCAGAGCAGTGTGTCTTGTAGACAAAATGCAGACGGGGGACCACATAGTCCTTTCAGGACGGGTTGTTGGGATCTGGGACGTGTCCACTGATGCACTGTGGGCTGCGTGCCATAATTCACAAGTACCTGTTTGGATTGAAAAACGAGACTTTGCAAATTCAGGCCATAGAGCACCTGCAGCGTTTTGCCCCATCGCTGGTCCAGAGTCAAGAGGAGGTGTGGGGGGTTAGTCTGCTTCACTGTGGCCGTGAGGCTGGTGCAGAAACTGGTCGCAGCTGCACCAGGAGCTTCCAGTCGAGCAGTCACAGGACGCTTGGTCCCAACAGCTGTGTGAGCACAACAAAGGGATTTTGTAAACTGCAGGGTGCGTGTGGCACCTTCCCGGGCTGGCAGGCCCCGGTTTGGGTTGGGTGTGGGGTGGCCTGGCCAACATGGGTGCCCCAACCTGCCTGGGGCCCTGTGGGGACACTGTCTGCTGCCCCCCGCAACCTGGGCCTGCCACCCCTCCCCTGGTGTCCCTTCCTCGCAGCCCGTTTCCATTCTAGGACttttgcgttttttttttttgagacagtctcactctattgcccaggctagagtgctgtggtgtcagcccagctcacggcaacctcacactcctgggctcaagcaatcctcctgcctcagcctccccagtagctgggactacaggcatgcaccaccatgcccggctaattgttttctgtatatatttttagcggtccagatcatttctttgtatttttagtagagacgaggggtctcggtcttgctcaggctggtcttgaactcctgacctcgagggagcctcctgcctcggcctcccagagtgctgggattacaggcctggaAGTGCTTTTTGAACTCCTGCCTTTATCTCCTTACCAGTTGCACTCACTCGAGTGCAGTGGAGCGCGGGGTGCAGTGAGACCCCTACACTCCAGGGCCATCACGCTGCCTGGGCCCGGACCTGTCCTGGCAGCTTTGGAATCTCAGCCTCTGGTTCCCCAGTgagatcacttgaagccaaatGCAACAACTTACTCTTAACCCCACAGCTATTGGAGGAAGTTACACAGAAGGGGGCGAGTGAGAGTGTGACTGACGCGCAGATGAGATCCTGGGGCCGCGGGGTCGGTGGGCGTGGTGCCGCGCGGAGCCCAGCGCCGTCTGTCCCGCAGGCACGCTGCCCCTGGCCTCCCAGGAGGCAGCCATGGTGGAGGACCTGCTCTACGTGCTGGTGGGTGTGGACGGCAGGTACATCACCGCCCAGCCCctggctgggaggcagagccGGACCTTCCTCGTGGACCCCAACCTGGACCTGTCCATCAGGGAGCTAGTGAGCAGGATCCTGCCGGTGGCAGCCAGCTACTCCACAGTGACCAGGTGGGCACCAGCGCCTGGGAGCGCATGCCGGCTGGTGGGTCTGGAGCGCGTCCTGATGACTGTAAAGACATTGGCCCCCGTTCTGAAGAAAGTCCCTGTCTTGGTTATTACTCAGCCTTGTTCGTGACACTTCCTGGGGGGCCTATGGGCCGCCATTCCAGTGTCCTGACTCACCACACAGTGGCAAAGGTTCCTCTCTGGGATGAGAGGCTCGCATGAGTCACTCACTTCCTGTTTCAGGAGGGGATGCAGAATGTCTGACGTTTCATCTGGAAATGTAGCTCTTGCCTTTTTAAGGATATGTGATACGTCTTTCTCCACAGGTTCATCGAAGAGAAGTCTTCCTTCGAGTACGGGCAGGTGAACCACGCCTTGGCGGCCGCCATGAGAACCCTGGTGAAGGAGTACCTGATCCTGGTCACCCAGCTGGAGCAGCTGCACAGGCAGGGCCTGCTGTCACTGCAGAAGCTCTGGTTCTACATCCAGCCGGCCATGCGCACCGTGGACATCCTGGCCTCCCTTGGTACGCGCCGGCCTGGCAGGGCAGCGCAGCAGGTGGCGGGCTCAGGGTGGGGCGGGTGTGaggtgaggctggggcagggcaccAGATCGTGAGGCCAAAGCCCACGTTGCTTCATGTTTTACTAATTCGAGGAGGAAAGGTTTGGAAGGTTTTATTCATAAGCTTTAATTAGCAGCTGCAACTTTATAGTTTGAGCATATCCCAAAAAGAAGTACATGTCCCAGTAAGAAGCCCGGGGACTACCTGAGAGGCCACAGTCTTGACCTgagcccccctcccccctgcagcCGCCGCAGTGGACAAGAGTGAGTGCCTGGGGGGCTCGACGCTGAGCCTGCTCCATGACCGGAGTGTGAGCTGCACGGGGGACGCCCAGGCGCAGGAGCTGTGCCTGCACCTGACCAAGGCGGCCAGCGCACCCTACTTTGAAGTCTTGGAGAAGTGGATATACAGGGGCGTCATCCACGACCCGTACAGGTGGGACCCTCGTGTGGCCTCCCTGAGGGACTGGGAGGTGCTTGCCAGCAGGTGGCCGTGTGCGGAGGGTCGGGGAGGCTGTCCATGCTGCGGATTGTTCTGTGTGTGCAGGACGTTAAAATCCCCTCAAGTCAGGCGCCGCCGTGGTGCGTGGGCTTCTGGCCCGGGAGGCCCGTGGCTTCTCCTTGGTTACTGCGGGCATGAAACAAAACGCATCGGGCCTCAGGGAGTCCTGTTACCCTGACAGGTGTCtgtctaaacattttaaaagatcagcCTGTGCCGTAGAAATACGTATTTCTTTGCTGATGGACCAAACAAGGAAACCCAGCGTGACGGGCAGACGCGGGCGCAACGTCACACTCGCTGGCGTCACGAGAATGGCGATGGGCGGTGTCTGGTGTCTGCTGGTGACAGGGCCCGAGTGTCATCGGTTGTCTGTGTCCGTGATGGGAGGAAATGCTAGATCCACTCAGAGGTGGATGAAAATAAAGACAAGTTAATTTCCTGTCCTGCTCTGTCGACCCCTGAGGTCCCTGAGTCTCAGGTTAAGTGCCCCGTGCAGCGTGAGGTGTGCAGACTGAGGCCAGCTCACGGGGCAGCAGCCGGAAGTCAGGGCGTGCGCTGGCCTCTGCGCCTGCTGACCTGCGCCCTGGTCCTCAGCGAGTTCATGGTCGAGGAGCACGAGCTGCGCAAGGAGAAGATCCAGGAGGACTACAACGACAAGTACTGGGACCAGCGCTACACCGTGGTGCAGCCGCAGATCCCGTCCTTCCTGCAGAAGGTGGCCGGCAAGATCCTGAGCACAGGTGCGGGCGCGGGCTGGGGCCCGAGGTCCGGACTGGCCTCTGCGGGCTGCGGTGGTGCCGAGTCGGGCCGTGGCGGTCACCCGCACCTGAGTTGCTGGTCTCCAGGCCACTTCTGGACACACTGGCCACCTTCGCTTTGTCTCTGACCCCAGGAGGCCATCTCACAGGtggcttctttctttatttttactttttaattcctGAAAATCTCATCACAACCGTGGGAAAACCATGAAGGACACAGGCCTGCTGGGCCAGCGGCAGTTTTAGTCACCACCACATGGGTCAGGGCCTGGCCTCGTGCCGGAGAGGGACGCAGGGACCCTATggaaggggctgggaggtggTGATGGTCTGGTTCTCATAGGCCTTTTGGAGATTGCTTCTGTGCTCTGGATCAGAGATTTGCCTGCAGGAAGAGCTGCCCCGGTTCACTGCGGCCCCTGTCCTTGGTAGCCGGCAGTTGTGTTTCTCTCCTGGGAAACTGAGTTTGCGGAGCTGAGTCCAGTCCACTCCCTTGGCGTTTGGACGCAGACAGCTGAGCCTTCAGGCCTGAGATTTACTGCACACGTGATAAAGTTTCCATTCCGCTTTCCTTTGTCTCTTCAGGAAAGTATCTCAATGTGGTCAGAGAGTGTGGCCACCACGTCACCTGCCCGGTGGCTAAAGAGATTATCTACACGCTGAAGGAGCGGGCGTACGTGGAGCAAATCGAGAAGGCGTTCGACTACGCCAGCAAGGTGCTGCTGGACTTcctgatggaggaggaggagctggtggCCCACCTGAGGTGGTTCTCTGCaccctccttcctggggagggcGGGGCATGCGGGGTATGGGGCTGAGATCAGGGGTCACTCCGAATGGTCCTGTCCCATCTTGGGAGAAGTGGGGCTGCTGCCGGGTTGTCTCCAGTCTGAGGACTGCAGCTGTGCAGGGCAGTGTCTGCCCCAGTCCCCTGCCTGGGGCCCAGCTGCCCACCCGTccctgcctggggccctgcccacccgtccctgcctggggcccaccagccctgcccacccgtccctgcctggggccctgcccacccgtccctgcctggggcccaccagccctgcccacccgtccctgcctggggccctgcccacccgtcc belongs to Lemur catta isolate mLemCat1 chromosome 14, mLemCat1.pri, whole genome shotgun sequence and includes:
- the TUBGCP2 gene encoding gamma-tubulin complex component 2, which gives rise to MSEFRIHHDVNELLSLLRVHGGDGAEVYIDLLQKNRTPYVTTTVSAHSAKVKIAEFSRTPEDFLKKYDELKSKNTRNLDPLVYLLSKLTEDKETLQYLQQNAKDRAELTATVGSTTGFSVPTAASKISMQELEELRKQLGSVATGSALQQSLELTRKMLRDKQNKKNSGQHLPVFPAWVYERPALVGDFLIGSGLSTDTTLPIGTLPLASQEAAMVEDLLYVLVGVDGRYITAQPLAGRQSRTFLVDPNLDLSIRELVSRILPVAASYSTVTRFIEEKSSFEYGQVNHALAAAMRTLVKEYLILVTQLEQLHRQGLLSLQKLWFYIQPAMRTVDILASLAAAVDKSECLGGSTLSLLHDRSVSCTGDAQAQELCLHLTKAASAPYFEVLEKWIYRGVIHDPYSEFMVEEHELRKEKIQEDYNDKYWDQRYTVVQPQIPSFLQKVAGKILSTGKYLNVVRECGHHVTCPVAKEIIYTLKERAYVEQIEKAFDYASKVLLDFLMEEEELVAHLRSIKRYFLMDQGDFLVHFMDLTEEELRKPVEDIAPPRLEALLELALRMSTANTDPFKDDLKIDLMPHDLITQLLRVLAIETKQEKAMTHADPTELTLSGLEAFSFDYIVKWPLSLIINRKALTRYQMLFRHMFYCKHVERQLCSVWISNKAAKQHSLHSAKWFAGAFTLRQRMLNFVQNIQYYMMFEVMEPTWHILEKNLKSASNIDDVLGHHTSFLDSCLKDCMLTNPELLKVFSKLMSVCVMFTNCMQKFTQSMKLDGEPARPTREQGPLLGPPTGAERAEERVRKELSRKGLAEHGDAPQLASSFEATINKFDQNFSAHLLDLLARLSIYSTSDCEHGMASVISRLDFNGFYTERLERLSAERSQKATPQVPVPRVPPVAVPRVAVTAQ